A part of Cuculus canorus isolate bCucCan1 chromosome 23, bCucCan1.pri, whole genome shotgun sequence genomic DNA contains:
- the NFRKB gene encoding nuclear factor related to kappa-B-binding protein isoform X1 yields the protein MDSLDHMLTDPLELGPCGDGHGARIMEDCMLGTTRVSLPEDLLEDPEIFFEVISLSTWQEVLTEAQREHLKKFLPHFPENNREHQNKLISMLFCGENFRFGNPLHIAQKLFRDGHFNPEVVKYRQLCFKSQYKRYLSSQQQYFYRLLKQILASRNHLLDLARKGGPDMTLRRKHISPTYDTEERERRAHRRYLKILREVKEECGDTTLSSDEEDLSSWPPSSPAHCPSPPVPLRVIPTLSTLDMKTADKIELGESDLKMMLRKHHEKRKRQPDHPDLVTTDLTLEDIMTRVNAGRKGSLAALYDLATLKKKVKEKEDKKKKKLKMIKSEVEDLADSLSNADGIPSMSRDHSPIPLSSVKDEPLEDVKPCLGINEISSSFFFLLLEILFLEGPATLSVLEDKVLDWQSSPASALNNWFSFATNWSELVLPALQYLTGDSRDIPSSFSPFVEFKEKTQQWKLLGSYQDHEKELAALFQLWLETKDQTFFKENEDSSDATTPIPRVRTDYVVRPSTGEEKRVFQEQERYRYSQPHKAFTFRMHGFESVVGPVKGVFDKETSLNKAREHSLLRSDRPAYVTILSLVRDAAARLPNGEGTRAEICELLKDSQFLAPDVTSAQVNTVVSGALDRLHYEKDPCVKYDIGRKLWIYLHRDRSEEEFERIHQAQAAAAKAKKALQQKPKPPAKMKSSSKESSVKALPSGTSEPSQLSLSDSSMPPTPVTPVTPTAQALPATPISPPPVSVVSKSVSEPAKPSQSVLLVSSPTMPQLGTLLSTAQSSQAQPGPQPPPTRVVSHTTSSGLPQVRVVTAQSSLPAVSQQAPVVTQQQQPTTVPQIRVPATSTQTKVLPQAVMTLPVKAQTSPVQMQRPGSSVAGQTGITVTGLSAAPSPAVKPVTSSPGSSATSTSSTTVIQNVAGQNIIKQVAITGQLGMKTQPGSGIPLTATNFRIQGKDVLRLPPSSITTDAKGQTVLRITPDMMATLAKSQVTTVKLTQDLFTAAAGSSASGKGISATLHVTSNPVQTADSPAKTSTATSASSSPAGNTVVKVTPDIKTVEPTSSAFRLMPALGMTVADQKSKAVTTVASTEAKPAATIRIVQGLGVMPPKAGQTITVATHAKQVPSSSAVSVAGTAHTSAVSLPTMSATVSKAVAVASGATGTPITIGTGATAVRQVPVSTTVVSTSQAGKLPARITVPLSVISQPVKGKSVVTAPIIKGNLGANISGLGRNIILTTMPAGTKLIAGNKPVSFLTAQQLQQLQQQGQATQVRIQTVPASHLQQGTVSGSTKAVSTVVVTTAPSPKQTQDQL from the exons ATGGATTCCCTGGATCACATGCTCACGGATCCGCTGGAGCTGGGACCTTGTGGGGATGGACATGGGGCACGCATCATGGAGGACTGCATGCTGGGGACCACCAGGGTGAGCCTGCCCGAGGACCTTCTGGAGGAT CCTGAGATCTTCTTTGAAGTCATCAGCTTGTCTACGTGGCAGGAGGTGCTAACGGAAGCGCAGCGAGAACACCTAAAGAAATTCCTGCCTCACTTTCCTGAAAACAACCGAGAGCATCAGAACAAACTCATCTCCATGTTGTTCTGCGGTGAAAACTTCCGTTTTGGAAATCCATTGCACATCGCCCAGAAACTTTTCCGAG ATGGACACTTCAATCCAGAGGTTGTGAAGTACCGGCAGCTCTGTTTCAAGTCGCAGTACAAACGCTATCTGAGCTCTCAGCAGCAGTACTTCTACCGACTGCTCAAGCAGATCCTTGCATCGCGCAAT CACTTGCTGGATTTAGCTCGGAAGGGAGGCCCTGATATGACCCTGAGGAGAAAGCACATCTCACCGACATATGACACGGAGGAACGAGAAAGACGAGCACATCGGCGCTACTTGAAGATTCTGAGGGAGGTGAAAGAGGAGTGTGGAGACACCACCTTGTCGTCTGATGAAGAAG ATCTAAGCTCCTGGCCTCCAAGTTCTCCGGCACATTGTCCAAGTCCACCAGTTCCCCTGAGAGTGATCCCCACATTGTCAACCTTGGACATGAAAACAGCAG aCAAAATAGAACTTGGGGAAAGTGATTTGAAGATGATGTTGAGGAAGCACCATGAGAAACGAAAACGTCAACCT GATCACCCTGACCTGGTGACAACAGACTTGACTCTTGAGGACATTATGACTCGAGTGAACGCTGGCAGGAAAGGCTCCTTAGCAG CCTTATATGACCTGGCAACCCTCAAGAaaaaggtgaaggaaaaggaagataagaagaaaaaaaaactgaagatgATTAAATCTGAGGTGGAAGATTTGGCTGACTCTCTTAGCAACGCAGATGGAATCCCATCAATGTCTCGGGATCATTCTCCCATCCCTCTGTCATCTGTCAAAGACGA ACCTCTTGAAGATGTGAAGCCGTGCCTTGGGATAAATGAAATATCTTccagcttctttttccttcttttggaGATCCTGTTTCTGGAAGGACCTGCTACTCTTTCTGTG CTTGAAGATAAAGTCCTAGATTGGCAATCGTCTCCTGCCAGCGCACTAAATAACTGGTTCTCCTTTGCCACTAACTGGTCTGAGCTGGTTTTGCCTGCCTTGCAGTACTTGACTGGCGACAGCAGAG ATATTCCTTCCAGCTTCTCACCTTTTGTtgaattcaaggaaaaaactCAGCAGTGGAAATTGCTTG GTTCTTACCAAGATCATGAGAAGGAACTGGCAGCACTGTTTCAGCTCTGGTTGGAGACCAAAGACCAGACATTTTTCAAA gaaaatgAAGACAGCTCGGATGCCACGACACCAATTCCCAGGGT AAGGACTGACTACGTAGTCCGACCTAGCACTGGAGAGGAGAAACGTGTGTTTCAAGAGCAA GAACGTTACCGTTACAGCCAGCCCCACAAAGCTTTCACTTTCCGTATGCATGGCTTTGAGTCAGTTGTGGGTCCTGTGAAGGGGGTGTTTGACAAGGAAACCTCGTTAAACAAAGCCCGAGAGCATTCCCTGCTGCGCTCAGACAGACCAGCCTATGTCACCATCTTGTCCCTCG ttcgTGATGCTGCTGCTCGCCTTCCTAATGGAGAAGGAACTCGTGCTGAAATCTGTGAGCTGCTTAAAGATTCCCAGTTCCTGGCTCCCGATGTCACAAGTGCTCAA GTTAATACTGTTGTTAGCGGTGCTTTGGATCGATTACATTATGAGAAAGATCCCTGTGTGAAATACGATATTGGACGCAAGTTGTGGATCTACCTGCACCGGGACAGGAGTGAGGAAGAATTTG AACGGATCCACCAGGCTCAAGCTGCTGCAGCGAAGGCCAAAAAAGCTCTGCAGCAAAAGCCAAAGCCTCCAGCTAAAATG aagtccagTAGCAAGGAGAGTTCTGTGAAAGCGCTGCCCAGCGGCACATCAGAACCCAGCCAGCTGAGCCTTAGTGACTCCAGCATGCCACCAACTCCTGTGACCCCTGTGACACCGACTGCACAGGCATTACCAGCAACACCTATTTCGCCCCCGCCAGTGTCTGTGGTTAGCAAGAGTGTTTCAGAGCCAGCAAAACCCAGCCAAAG TGTTCTTCTGGTATCATCCCCTACCATGCCACAGCTCGGGACGTTGCTTTCCACAGCGCAGAGCTCACAGGCACAGCCGGGGCCGCAGCCGCCTCCCACCCGGGTGGTAAGTCACACCACCTCCTCGGGACTGCCGCAAGTCCGGGTGGTCACTGCCCAGTCCAGCCTGCCAGCCGTGTCGCAGCAGGCCCCAGTGGTAACGCAGCAGCAGCAACCCACGACGGTGCCTCAAATCCGTGTCCCAGCTACATCCACACAGACCAAAGTGCTTCCTCAG GCTGTGATGACTCTGCCAGTAAAAGCTCAAACCAGCCCAGTGCAGATGCAGAGACCAGGAAGCTCCGTGGCGGGACAGACGGGCATCACTGTGACAGGGCTGTCTGCAGCACCCAGTCCTGCTGTAAAGCCAGTAACCAGCTCTCCGGGCAGTTCTGCTACAAGCACCTCCTCTACCACTGTCATCCAGAACGTAGCTGGCCAGAACATCATCAAGCAG gTGGCTATTACAGGACAACTTGGCATGAAGACCCAGCCTGGAAGTGGCATCCCACTCACAGCGACCAATTTTCGGATCCAAGGGAAGGATGTGTTGCGCCTGCCCCCATCCTCCATCACCACTGACGCGAAAGGGCAGACCGTGCTGCGCATCACCCCAGACATGATGGCCACCCTGGCCAAATCTCAAGTCACGACTGTCAAACTGACTCAGGACCTGTTCACAGCGGCTGCGGGAAGCAGCGCCAGTGGGAAAGGCATCTCGGCAACTTTGCACGTGACATCTAATCCTGTCCAGACTGCTGATTCTCCAGCCAAGACTAGCACGGCtacttctgcttcttccagcCCGGCTGGGAACACAGTGGTTAAAGTGACTCCTGACATAAAGACTGTGGAACCAACCAGCTCCGCTTTCCGACTGATGCCTGCTCTGGGTATGACTGTGGCAGATCAGAAGAGCAAAGCCGTAACCACGGTGGCATCCACGGAGGCCAAGCCGGCTGCTACTATAAGAATCGTTcaggggctgggggtgatgcCGCCCAAAGCTGGGCAGACTATTACTGTAGCTACACATGCCAAGCAAGTGCCCTCTTCCTCGGCAGTGAGCGTGGCCGGCACAGCCCATACCTCGGCTGTCTCTTTACCAACCATGAGCGCCACAGTGTCGAAAGCAGTTGCTGTGGCCTCGGGAGCCACTGGGACTCCCATAACGATAGGCACAGGAGCCACTGCCGTGCGGCAGGTACCAGTCAGCACCACAGTGGTTTCCACATCGCAGGCA GGTAAACTGCCAGCACGAATAACGGTGCCTCTGTCAGTGATCAGCCAGCCCGTGAAAGGCAAGAGTGTGGTGACAGCCCCCATCATCAAGGGCAACCTCGGGGCCAA
- the NFRKB gene encoding nuclear factor related to kappa-B-binding protein isoform X2 codes for MDSLDHMLTDPLELGPCGDGHGARIMEDCMLGTTRVSLPEDLLEDPEIFFEVISLSTWQEVLTEAQREHLKKFLPHFPENNREHQNKLISMLFCGENFRFGNPLHIAQKLFRDGHFNPEVVKYRQLCFKSQYKRYLSSQQQYFYRLLKQILASRNHLLDLARKGGPDMTLRRKHISPTYDTEERERRAHRRYLKILREVKEECGDTTLSSDEEDLSSWPPSSPAHCPSPPVPLRVIPTLSTLDMKTADKIELGESDLKMMLRKHHEKRKRQPDHPDLVTTDLTLEDIMTRVNAGRKGSLAALYDLATLKKKVKEKEDKKKKKLKMIKSEVEDLADSLSNADGIPSMSRDHSPIPLSSVKDEPLEDVKPCLGINEISSSFFFLLLEILFLEGPATLSVLEDKVLDWQSSPASALNNWFSFATNWSELVLPALQYLTGDSRDIPSSFSPFVEFKEKTQQWKLLGSYQDHEKELAALFQLWLETKDQTFFKENEDSSDATTPIPRVTDYVVRPSTGEEKRVFQEQERYRYSQPHKAFTFRMHGFESVVGPVKGVFDKETSLNKAREHSLLRSDRPAYVTILSLVRDAAARLPNGEGTRAEICELLKDSQFLAPDVTSAQVNTVVSGALDRLHYEKDPCVKYDIGRKLWIYLHRDRSEEEFERIHQAQAAAAKAKKALQQKPKPPAKMKSSSKESSVKALPSGTSEPSQLSLSDSSMPPTPVTPVTPTAQALPATPISPPPVSVVSKSVSEPAKPSQSVLLVSSPTMPQLGTLLSTAQSSQAQPGPQPPPTRVVSHTTSSGLPQVRVVTAQSSLPAVSQQAPVVTQQQQPTTVPQIRVPATSTQTKVLPQAVMTLPVKAQTSPVQMQRPGSSVAGQTGITVTGLSAAPSPAVKPVTSSPGSSATSTSSTTVIQNVAGQNIIKQVAITGQLGMKTQPGSGIPLTATNFRIQGKDVLRLPPSSITTDAKGQTVLRITPDMMATLAKSQVTTVKLTQDLFTAAAGSSASGKGISATLHVTSNPVQTADSPAKTSTATSASSSPAGNTVVKVTPDIKTVEPTSSAFRLMPALGMTVADQKSKAVTTVASTEAKPAATIRIVQGLGVMPPKAGQTITVATHAKQVPSSSAVSVAGTAHTSAVSLPTMSATVSKAVAVASGATGTPITIGTGATAVRQVPVSTTVVSTSQAGKLPARITVPLSVISQPVKGKSVVTAPIIKGNLGANISGLGRNIILTTMPAGTKLIAGNKPVSFLTAQQLQQLQQQGQATQVRIQTVPASHLQQGTVSGSTKAVSTVVVTTAPSPKQTQDQL; via the exons ATGGATTCCCTGGATCACATGCTCACGGATCCGCTGGAGCTGGGACCTTGTGGGGATGGACATGGGGCACGCATCATGGAGGACTGCATGCTGGGGACCACCAGGGTGAGCCTGCCCGAGGACCTTCTGGAGGAT CCTGAGATCTTCTTTGAAGTCATCAGCTTGTCTACGTGGCAGGAGGTGCTAACGGAAGCGCAGCGAGAACACCTAAAGAAATTCCTGCCTCACTTTCCTGAAAACAACCGAGAGCATCAGAACAAACTCATCTCCATGTTGTTCTGCGGTGAAAACTTCCGTTTTGGAAATCCATTGCACATCGCCCAGAAACTTTTCCGAG ATGGACACTTCAATCCAGAGGTTGTGAAGTACCGGCAGCTCTGTTTCAAGTCGCAGTACAAACGCTATCTGAGCTCTCAGCAGCAGTACTTCTACCGACTGCTCAAGCAGATCCTTGCATCGCGCAAT CACTTGCTGGATTTAGCTCGGAAGGGAGGCCCTGATATGACCCTGAGGAGAAAGCACATCTCACCGACATATGACACGGAGGAACGAGAAAGACGAGCACATCGGCGCTACTTGAAGATTCTGAGGGAGGTGAAAGAGGAGTGTGGAGACACCACCTTGTCGTCTGATGAAGAAG ATCTAAGCTCCTGGCCTCCAAGTTCTCCGGCACATTGTCCAAGTCCACCAGTTCCCCTGAGAGTGATCCCCACATTGTCAACCTTGGACATGAAAACAGCAG aCAAAATAGAACTTGGGGAAAGTGATTTGAAGATGATGTTGAGGAAGCACCATGAGAAACGAAAACGTCAACCT GATCACCCTGACCTGGTGACAACAGACTTGACTCTTGAGGACATTATGACTCGAGTGAACGCTGGCAGGAAAGGCTCCTTAGCAG CCTTATATGACCTGGCAACCCTCAAGAaaaaggtgaaggaaaaggaagataagaagaaaaaaaaactgaagatgATTAAATCTGAGGTGGAAGATTTGGCTGACTCTCTTAGCAACGCAGATGGAATCCCATCAATGTCTCGGGATCATTCTCCCATCCCTCTGTCATCTGTCAAAGACGA ACCTCTTGAAGATGTGAAGCCGTGCCTTGGGATAAATGAAATATCTTccagcttctttttccttcttttggaGATCCTGTTTCTGGAAGGACCTGCTACTCTTTCTGTG CTTGAAGATAAAGTCCTAGATTGGCAATCGTCTCCTGCCAGCGCACTAAATAACTGGTTCTCCTTTGCCACTAACTGGTCTGAGCTGGTTTTGCCTGCCTTGCAGTACTTGACTGGCGACAGCAGAG ATATTCCTTCCAGCTTCTCACCTTTTGTtgaattcaaggaaaaaactCAGCAGTGGAAATTGCTTG GTTCTTACCAAGATCATGAGAAGGAACTGGCAGCACTGTTTCAGCTCTGGTTGGAGACCAAAGACCAGACATTTTTCAAA gaaaatgAAGACAGCTCGGATGCCACGACACCAATTCCCAGGGT GACTGACTACGTAGTCCGACCTAGCACTGGAGAGGAGAAACGTGTGTTTCAAGAGCAA GAACGTTACCGTTACAGCCAGCCCCACAAAGCTTTCACTTTCCGTATGCATGGCTTTGAGTCAGTTGTGGGTCCTGTGAAGGGGGTGTTTGACAAGGAAACCTCGTTAAACAAAGCCCGAGAGCATTCCCTGCTGCGCTCAGACAGACCAGCCTATGTCACCATCTTGTCCCTCG ttcgTGATGCTGCTGCTCGCCTTCCTAATGGAGAAGGAACTCGTGCTGAAATCTGTGAGCTGCTTAAAGATTCCCAGTTCCTGGCTCCCGATGTCACAAGTGCTCAA GTTAATACTGTTGTTAGCGGTGCTTTGGATCGATTACATTATGAGAAAGATCCCTGTGTGAAATACGATATTGGACGCAAGTTGTGGATCTACCTGCACCGGGACAGGAGTGAGGAAGAATTTG AACGGATCCACCAGGCTCAAGCTGCTGCAGCGAAGGCCAAAAAAGCTCTGCAGCAAAAGCCAAAGCCTCCAGCTAAAATG aagtccagTAGCAAGGAGAGTTCTGTGAAAGCGCTGCCCAGCGGCACATCAGAACCCAGCCAGCTGAGCCTTAGTGACTCCAGCATGCCACCAACTCCTGTGACCCCTGTGACACCGACTGCACAGGCATTACCAGCAACACCTATTTCGCCCCCGCCAGTGTCTGTGGTTAGCAAGAGTGTTTCAGAGCCAGCAAAACCCAGCCAAAG TGTTCTTCTGGTATCATCCCCTACCATGCCACAGCTCGGGACGTTGCTTTCCACAGCGCAGAGCTCACAGGCACAGCCGGGGCCGCAGCCGCCTCCCACCCGGGTGGTAAGTCACACCACCTCCTCGGGACTGCCGCAAGTCCGGGTGGTCACTGCCCAGTCCAGCCTGCCAGCCGTGTCGCAGCAGGCCCCAGTGGTAACGCAGCAGCAGCAACCCACGACGGTGCCTCAAATCCGTGTCCCAGCTACATCCACACAGACCAAAGTGCTTCCTCAG GCTGTGATGACTCTGCCAGTAAAAGCTCAAACCAGCCCAGTGCAGATGCAGAGACCAGGAAGCTCCGTGGCGGGACAGACGGGCATCACTGTGACAGGGCTGTCTGCAGCACCCAGTCCTGCTGTAAAGCCAGTAACCAGCTCTCCGGGCAGTTCTGCTACAAGCACCTCCTCTACCACTGTCATCCAGAACGTAGCTGGCCAGAACATCATCAAGCAG gTGGCTATTACAGGACAACTTGGCATGAAGACCCAGCCTGGAAGTGGCATCCCACTCACAGCGACCAATTTTCGGATCCAAGGGAAGGATGTGTTGCGCCTGCCCCCATCCTCCATCACCACTGACGCGAAAGGGCAGACCGTGCTGCGCATCACCCCAGACATGATGGCCACCCTGGCCAAATCTCAAGTCACGACTGTCAAACTGACTCAGGACCTGTTCACAGCGGCTGCGGGAAGCAGCGCCAGTGGGAAAGGCATCTCGGCAACTTTGCACGTGACATCTAATCCTGTCCAGACTGCTGATTCTCCAGCCAAGACTAGCACGGCtacttctgcttcttccagcCCGGCTGGGAACACAGTGGTTAAAGTGACTCCTGACATAAAGACTGTGGAACCAACCAGCTCCGCTTTCCGACTGATGCCTGCTCTGGGTATGACTGTGGCAGATCAGAAGAGCAAAGCCGTAACCACGGTGGCATCCACGGAGGCCAAGCCGGCTGCTACTATAAGAATCGTTcaggggctgggggtgatgcCGCCCAAAGCTGGGCAGACTATTACTGTAGCTACACATGCCAAGCAAGTGCCCTCTTCCTCGGCAGTGAGCGTGGCCGGCACAGCCCATACCTCGGCTGTCTCTTTACCAACCATGAGCGCCACAGTGTCGAAAGCAGTTGCTGTGGCCTCGGGAGCCACTGGGACTCCCATAACGATAGGCACAGGAGCCACTGCCGTGCGGCAGGTACCAGTCAGCACCACAGTGGTTTCCACATCGCAGGCA GGTAAACTGCCAGCACGAATAACGGTGCCTCTGTCAGTGATCAGCCAGCCCGTGAAAGGCAAGAGTGTGGTGACAGCCCCCATCATCAAGGGCAACCTCGGGGCCAA